The DNA region CCGGTGCAACTTCAACCTATGCTTGGCCCGCCAGGCTTTATAAGCTTTCCAGATACTCTCTGATTTGCCCCGGAGTTTTGGCGAATTTGCTGTGCAGATGGGCGAGCTTTTCCCCGTTTTTGTAGACGAGCAGGCTCGGGATGCCCCGAACTTGATTCGCCTCGGCAATCGGCTGGAACTCTTCCGCGTCCATGGCATAAAACTCTTTGTCCGGATGCTCCGCGATAATATCGCCGATAAAGCGGTCCAGGTTTTTACAATCCGGGCACCATGTCGTATCGAATTTAATAACGGTAAATTGGTCTCTTTGAGTCAGTTGTTCGAATTGTTCGGCGGATTGTACTCTCTCCATGCGGATCCTCTCCTTTTAAGGCTATAATGATTAAAATTTTATATATGTGTTGTCTCTATTATATACGATTCGGCCGGAATCACCTAGTTTTTGAGAGCCGGGTATCCGCGAACCGTGTTACAATGAGTCAAAAAGGAATGGAGATGCTCATCCGATGATCATCACGATTTTATTGTTTGTGGCCGCGGGTTTGGCGGAAATCGGCGGAGGGTATTTGGTCTGGTTATGGCTGCGTGAATCTAGGCCCCTATGGTACGGCATTGTCGGCGGGCTTATTTTGGTGGCGTACGGCATCATTCCTACGCTGCAGAACTTTCCCTCCTTCGGGCGGGTGTATGCGGCTTATGGAGGCGTGTTTATCGCATTGGCCGTGCTTTGGGGCTGGTGGGTAGACAAAAAAACGCCCGATCTCTACGATTGGGTCGGAGCCGTGATCTGCCTCGTCGGCGTGTCGGTGATGTTGTGGGCGCCACGCCATTGACGGCATGGTTCCGTGATGTGTAATGCCATGATTCTATAAATAGCGTGATACCGTAATGCCTGATAGCAAATCCCCTCGCTGGCCGCGTTATGCATGAAAAGCGGTTTTTGCCGCACCCTAAATTTAGATTACATACCGCATCAGCATAAGGAAGGTTGCCTCATGAATTTATCATCCATCGCTTCGGCCATTGCGCCGGTAAATTTAAGGAGCTGCTTAATCAGCCGGCAGGGCCGGCTGGTGTTCGAACATTACCGGGATCGGCAGACGGCCGGGCAAATCGCCAAAATCAACTCCTGCACCAAAAGCTTCCTGTCCGCGCTAATCTGCATCGCCTTTGACCGGGGGCTGCTGCCTTCGGCGGATACGCCGATAAATGAATTTTTTCCAAAATTGCTGGACGGCGATGCCGATCCCCGCAAACGGCAAATCACCCTGCGGCATCTCCTGACGATGTCGGCGGGGTTCAACTGGACGGAGTTTGGCGGGTTTAATTCGTTCCCGCGCATGACCCGGTCCCCGGATTGGGTGCGGTTCGTGCTTGAGCAGCCGATGTCCGACCGCCCCGGCGACCGGATGGAATACAATTCCGGCGCGTCGCAGCTGCTGGCGGCCATTTTGGTCCAAGCCGCGGGGCTGGCGGCCGCCCGCTTTGCCGAGCTGCACCTGTTCGGTCCGCTTGGCATCGAAGAATACGAATGGGAGCAGGATCCGCAAGGCGTGCATACGGGCGGTTTCGGACTGTGGCTCCGCCCCGGCGACATGCTGAAGTTCGGGCAGCTTTATTTGCAAAGGGGAGTCTGGGAAGGCAAGCCGTTGATCTCGCCGGAGCTGGTCTCGCAGTCCGTCAAGCCGGCGATCGGCGTCGAGGCCCCCCGCCGCGGCTGTTATGCCTGGCATTGGTGGACGGATACCTGGCTGCCGGCCGCAAGCCTGGGGGAGGACAACATCACTTCCGCTTCAGATCCCGCGCGGGATGGCGGACGCTTCACCGTTTCCTCCTCCCCCGCTTTCGATTATTTTTACGCTCGCGGCTACGGCGGAAATTTTATTTACGTCATCCCGAGTCTGGAAACGGTCGTGGTGCTGACCGACGACAAGCGCAAAAGAGACCGGCCGCCCGCTGACGTATTCCGGCAATTGATTGCGCAGTATTTGTTATAACTCAACTTTCGCACCAGGAAATTGGCAAATCAGCGTTGACGTAACTGGGCGAAGCGGCTATCCGGATCCTGAGTTGATATGGGGGCTTACTGAGCTTACTGAGCTTACCTGCTTCTTACTCCAGGGTTTCTTGGTCCATTGTTGAATGGAATAGCTGCAGAATGTGCAGTTACTTATACGGAAATGCTGCCGCAGCGCTTGATTAAGTGTAAAACCGGCAATTACTCCGCTATATTTCGAAAAAGAGGCAAAGAGACGAGGAAGTAGTTGTATGAAATGAAATTAAACGAAGGATTGGGTGAATGGATACCAAAGTTAATTGTATGATTTGCAATTAATGGTCAGGGTAGAGCCGATCAAGCACACTTTTGCCCGCCATCCGACCAGGCGAAATAAATAGGCTTTGGTTCTACAAAAGTTGAGTTATAAATCCTCAATGGGTTCAACGAAATAAAGAAATGCGCGGGTGCGTAAAGAAGCGCGAAAAATCTAACGGTTGTGAGCGGCGCTATTCGGCTAAAAACGAGGGGTTACAAGATGTAACGGTTGCCAGCGAGCCTATTTCCTTTTTTTCGCAGGTAAAGGGGCTGTTTCGCCTAAATAAGCGCGCCTACAACCTTTAGAAAAGAAACCTTCGTTTTTTCGGCCGATTAAGCGCTATGACAACCGTTAGCAAGCGCGATTTCTCAAGCATGCTTCAGCTCTCCAACGCTTCCTGCGTGATCCGCTTGATGTCGATCGGCGACATGCCCCCCTCGTTCACCATGTCGGTTAAAATTTCGCTTAAGAAATAATCGACGCATTTCAGCTTGATGTTTTTGATTTTCATCAAAGCTTCGCGGTACATTTTGACGAACTCTTTTTCCGTATTCCCTCTTTGCATTTCGGCAAACGCCTCGTAGACTTGATCCAGCTTGTCGGCGACCTCCAGAATCAGCCCCTCTACGGAATCGTCCTTGCCTTCGCGCAATTGGTTGCGGAAAATATCCTTAAATTCCTCGGGGATATGTTCTTCAATAAAATGGTGGACCATGCCCTCCTCGACTTGCAGGATCAGATTGCGCAGCTCCTCCGAGGAATGCTTGACCGGCGTTTTAATATCGCCGATAAAAATCTCTCCGTAATCGTGGCTGCTCGTGATCTCGTAAAGCTTCTTCCAATCGATTTGCGCGCCATGGCGTTCTTCGATATCGGCCAGCGTTTTGGCGTACTGCACGACTTTCCAGGAGTGCTCGGCCACGCTGTGTTCCTCGAACTTGAATTTTCCCGGACAGCGATAAATTCGCTCCAATTCGTTCAGCGACCGAAAGTAAGTATGAATGCCCATCTTATCAGCCATCCTTCTCTTTAGATATATAATTCTTAGTATAGACAGAGAATGTTAACGAATAATCAAATCCGGCATGCTTCCAAAAAAAAAGAGCTACGCTCCGGAGACAATTGTATCCCCGGAACATAGCTCCGATATGAATGCATGACATCGATCATGGCCGCTGCCATTTCAAATACGGATAGCCGCCCGCGTCGATTGCCCAGGTCGATGTGAAATTCCAGCCTGAGGACGCAAACGTGGATTGCTGCTGCATTTCCGCCGTTGTTTTCGGCATGCCTTTGCCGGTGTCGGTTTGACCAGTGGCGTCCGAGTCGTAATAAGAGCCGGTGACCGTGCCGCCGTCGGTTGCGCCGATAAGACCGCCAAGCTGAACGGCGTTGCTATAGAAACTTCCGGCAGCATAGGAATTGAGGACTGCTCCTCTGTTTATGCCAAGGAGACCGCCTGCAGTGGAACTTGCTCCCGTTATGTTGGCAAGCGAATAAGAATCGGTGATCGTACCGGAATTAGTACCGACCAGCCCGCCTAAATTGGCGCCGTTGATGAACAGTTCCCCGCTGGAATACGATTCCGTAATGGAGGAGGCGGCTCCGGTTGCGCCAACAAGTCCACCCAAATAGTAAGTTGCGTTAAGATTCACGGCGGTGGCCGAAGACCTGTTAATAGTCCCTGCTGCCATGTTTCCTATGAGACCACCGGCGAACCACAAATTTTCGGATGTTCCATTAATGGTTACATTTTCCGCATGAACTCCGCTTACAGTTCCGGTGTTCATATATCCGACCAACCCGCCAACGTACATATAACCTAAAACGTTCACGTCGCTCAGATTCAGATTCGTGATGGTTGCCCCGTCGATATAACCAAACAATCCTATCGAAGCACCACCAGGACGAAGAGAGGTTAAGCGGCGAATCGTAAATCCTTGGCCGTCCAGGGTCCCCGTAAAACCGGCGTTACTGATACCGATCGGCGTCCATCCCAAGCCGCCGCTGTAGCCGCTAAGATCGATATCGCCGCCCAAAACGAAATGACCGTTTAAATGATATCTGATACTATCCAGTTGGGCCGCCGTGGTAATGACATACGGTGTATCTGCCGTTCCATCGCCCGCGGAAAAAGCTCGGACCGTAATGGGGGAACTTGCGGCCGAAGGCAGCGAACCCGCCGTGAATTGCAGCGTCACCGTAGAGTCGCCGCCCACCAATCCAAGATCGGTAAAAGAGGCCCTGCCGTCTGTCGTTTGAACGGATGTCGTCCCCGTCAACGCGGCAGTCTCTCCGCTTACGCTAACTCCGACGCTCAAGCTGTCTTTGACCGGATTGCCGTAGGCATCCATCACTTCAACGACGGGCTGAACCGCGAAGGTCTCCCCGCTGGCCACGGAACCGCTTGGCTGCGTGGCGATTTGAAGCTGCGCCGCGGCCGCTGGGGCAATCGTTATCGCGAATTCATCCGTCGGGATAACAACGCCTTCTACGGCAAACGCCAACCGCTGTAAATCTGCCTTATTCAAGGCAAAGGTGAAGGTCGCTTCGCCGTCCGTAAACAGAAGGTCCGCTTCTCCCGAAGAACCTGTTAAGATCGTACCGGCCAGCGTGCCGTAACTGCTGTCCAGCGCTTGTTCGACCCCGCTGATCGTAATTTTTTTCGTGCCGGAGAAGCCGGTATCCAAGCTGCCGTCGGATTTTTCGACCCGCAGGGTGAGATTGATTTCCGCGCCGGCAACCGAATCGCCAGGTGTGGCGCTCAGCGCCGCCCGGTATGCCGGCGCGGCTGCCGGCGGAACCGAAACCTTGACCGGAATCCGAACCGACAAACCCTGGTAAAGCGCAAAAATCGAGGACTCGCCTTCGCCAAATGATGTGAAGACCCCGTTTTCAAAGGTTATGATCGTTGGGTCCCAGCTATATAGGACCGCTTCGGTTACATCGGCCTCCGAGCCGTCACTTAGGAGCGCCTTCAGCGTCAAACGGGCCTGCTCGCCTAAGCCGTCAAATTCCAGTTTCTCGGGACTGTACACGAGTTTGGTCACCGTCGGCACGGGAGTTTGCGGAACCGAAACCTTGACCGGAATCCGGA from Paenibacillus macerans includes:
- a CDS encoding thioredoxin family protein; protein product: MERVQSAEQFEQLTQRDQFTVIKFDTTWCPDCKNLDRFIGDIIAEHPDKEFYAMDAEEFQPIAEANQVRGIPSLLVYKNGEKLAHLHSKFAKTPGQIREYLESL
- a CDS encoding YnfA family protein — protein: MIITILLFVAAGLAEIGGGYLVWLWLRESRPLWYGIVGGLILVAYGIIPTLQNFPSFGRVYAAYGGVFIALAVLWGWWVDKKTPDLYDWVGAVICLVGVSVMLWAPRH
- a CDS encoding serine hydrolase domain-containing protein, with protein sequence MNLSSIASAIAPVNLRSCLISRQGRLVFEHYRDRQTAGQIAKINSCTKSFLSALICIAFDRGLLPSADTPINEFFPKLLDGDADPRKRQITLRHLLTMSAGFNWTEFGGFNSFPRMTRSPDWVRFVLEQPMSDRPGDRMEYNSGASQLLAAILVQAAGLAAARFAELHLFGPLGIEEYEWEQDPQGVHTGGFGLWLRPGDMLKFGQLYLQRGVWEGKPLISPELVSQSVKPAIGVEAPRRGCYAWHWWTDTWLPAASLGEDNITSASDPARDGGRFTVSSSPAFDYFYARGYGGNFIYVIPSLETVVVLTDDKRKRDRPPADVFRQLIAQYLL
- a CDS encoding YfbR-like 5'-deoxynucleotidase → MGIHTYFRSLNELERIYRCPGKFKFEEHSVAEHSWKVVQYAKTLADIEERHGAQIDWKKLYEITSSHDYGEIFIGDIKTPVKHSSEELRNLILQVEEGMVHHFIEEHIPEEFKDIFRNQLREGKDDSVEGLILEVADKLDQVYEAFAEMQRGNTEKEFVKMYREALMKIKNIKLKCVDYFLSEILTDMVNEGGMSPIDIKRITQEALES
- a CDS encoding S-layer homology domain-containing protein translates to MNIGIKHRAALFLLAVLLMIPASPLSVSGHALAASALPADLQGHWAEEVLSRWLEQGLISGFADGKIRPDQPVTRAEWMAMVNGRFGLAAEAGTLAFADVKPAAWYAAAAAAAVRQGYITGYADGTLRPNAAVTRAEAAVMLGRLGQLEPAVEAASFTDSLPAWSKDAVGAVVGAGWMNGYSDGTFRGATALTRAEAAVTLDRTFAAIQKAEKSESLSGDMDRPGVYGPTEGTAEISGDAAIRTDGVTLQNTVVKGNLTIAEDIGSGEVHLWGVTVEGQLRVIGGGINSVYLWNTAANQLVVDKEDGKVRIVASGDTTLDTTDLFSGAILEEHEMSGGGQGFVLINVASQAAKSSLVQLRGEAETVRVAASGIRLELLSGQIGRLEVLSGAINNVVYLAQGTKIIVAVLSSPVTFEGPGQVLQKILGYEVQGGSGRRSHSGGGSTTPTNPPDPPDPEPTVTKLVYSPEKLEFDGVGHEISVALTAVLSNGAEVKATETADWYSEDEAVATVAQGTATSQGEGETWIGAKYGGLTVRIPVKVSVPQTPVPTVTKLVYSPEKLEFDGLGEQARLTLKALLSDGSEADVTEAVLYSWDPTIITFENGVFTSFGEGESSIFALYQGLSVRIPVKVSVPPAAAPAYRAALSATPGDSVAGAEINLTLRVEKSDGSLDTGFSGTKKITISGVEQALDSSYGTLAGTILTGSSGEADLLFTDGEATFTFALNKADLQRLAFAVEGVVIPTDEFAITIAPAAAAQLQIATQPSGSVASGETFAVQPVVEVMDAYGNPVKDSLSVGVSVSGETAALTGTTSVQTTDGRASFTDLGLVGGDSTVTLQFTAGSLPSAASSPITVRAFSAGDGTADTPYVITTAAQLDSIRYHLNGHFVLGGDIDLSGYSGGLGWTPIGISNAGFTGTLDGQGFTIRRLTSLRPGGASIGLFGYIDGATITNLNLSDVNVLGYMYVGGLVGYMNTGTVSGVHAENVTINGTSENLWFAGGLIGNMAAGTINRSSATAVNLNATYYLGGLVGATGAASSITESYSSGELFINGANLGGLVGTNSGTITDSYSLANITGASSTAGGLLGINRGAVLNSYAAGSFYSNAVQLGGLIGATDGGTVTGSYYDSDATGQTDTGKGMPKTTAEMQQQSTFASSGWNFTSTWAIDAGGYPYLKWQRP